A window of Variovorax paradoxus genomic DNA:
GCACTACATCTTCGATCCGCTGTGCGGCTGGTGCTATGCCGCGGCGCCGCTGGTCGACGCCGCGCGCGAAGTGCCGGGCCTGAAGGTCGAATTCCACGGCGGCGGCATGATGACCGGCGCCAACCGCCGCCCGATCACGCCGCAGTGGCGCGACTACGTGATGCCGCACGACCACCGCATCGCCGAGATGACGGGCCAGCCCTTCGGCCAGGACTACTTCGAGGGCCTGCTGCGCGACACCGGCGCGGTGATGGACTCGGAACCGCCGACCACCGCCGTGCTGGCCGCCGAATCGCTGCGCGCGGGCGGCGGGCTGGACATGGCCCATCGCCTGCAGCAGGCGCATTACGTGGAAGGCAGGCGCATCGCCGATGTGGACGTGCTGAAGGCCGTGGCGGCGGACCTCGGCTTCGACGCCGATGCCTTCGCGGCGGCGTTCGCGCGCCTCTCGGGCGCACCGACCGCGCAGCACATAGCGGAGAGCCGCCAATTCCTGCAGCGCGCGGGCGGCCAGGGCTTTCCGACCTTCGTGCTGGCGCAACCCGACGGCCGCGCGGGCCGCATCGACATCGGCCCCTGGCTCGGCCGTGCGGAAGACTGGAAGGCGCAACTCGCCGCGCTGGTCGCGGCCTCTCAGCCCGCCCCGACCGACGCAGGCGCCGTGCCGCCGGTATGCGGCCCCGACGGCTGCGCGATCTGAAGAAGCTTCAGCGCGCGACGCCCAGCAGCCGGTCGAGCACCTGCGGCTGGGCGCGCAACGCCGCCGCCGAGTCGGTGTGCACGATGGTGCCGTGGTCGAGCACCACCGCCTCGTCGGAAATCGCGAGGATCGCCTGCGGATGCTGCTCCACGATGATCGCGGCCAGCCCCTCGTCCTGCGTGATGCGGCGGATGGCGCGCAGCAGCTCTTCCACGATGATGGGCGCGAGCCCCTCGAGCGGCTCGTCGAGCAGCAGCAATTTGGGGTTGAGCACCAGCGCGCGGCCCACGGCCAGCATCTGCTGCTCGCCGCCCGACAGCTGCGTGCCCAGGTTGGTCTTGCGTTCCGCCAGGCGCGGGAACATCTCGTAGACCCGCTGCGAATTCCACTTGCCGGGCCGCTCCACGGCCGTGAGGTTCTCGTGCACCGTGAGCGACTTGAAGATGTTGCGCTCCTGCGGCACCCAGCCGATGCCGGCCGCCGCGCGCTGGTGCGGCGCCAGCTTGTGCAGCGCCTGCCCGCCCAGCGCGATGCTGCCGCCGTGCTGGCGCGTCGCGCCCGCGAGCGTGTTGATCAGCGTGGTCTTGCCGGTGCCGTTGCGGCCCAGCAGCGCCAGCGTCTGGCCCTCGCCGAGCGTGAAGGCCACGTCGTGCAGCACCACGGCCTCGCCGTAGCCGGCGCTCAGGTTTTCTATTCGCAGCAGCTCAGACATGGGCGGCCTCTCCGTGGCCCAGATAGACCTCTTTCACCTTGGGATCGTTGGCGATGGTTTCGGGGTCGCCCTCGGTCAGCAGCGTGCCGTTGACCAGCACGGTCATGCGGTCTGCAAAGCTGAACACCAGGTCCATGTCGTGTTCGATCAGCAGCACCGACACGTCGGCCGGCAGCGCGGCCACGGTCTGCAGCAGCTCTTCGCGCTCGCCGGCGGGCACGCCCGCCACCGGCTCGTCGAGCAGCAGCACGCGCGGCTCGCAGGCCAGGGCGATCGCGATTTCCAGCAGCCTGCGCTTGCCGTAGGCCAGGTGCTTGACCTGCTGGCGGGCCACGTCGCTCAGGTGGAACTGCTCGAGCAGTTGCGCCGCGCGCTCGGTGATCGCCTTGCTGGCGCCGAGCGGGCGCCACCACTGCGCGCCCGCGCCCTGGTGCTGCGACACCACCAGCGCCAGCGTCTCCAGCGGCGTCATCGAGTCGAACAGCTGATTGATCTGGAAGGTGCGCACCAGGCCGCGCGCCACGCGCTTGTGCGGCGCGAGCTTCGTGATGTCTTCGCCCAGCAGCGTGATGCGGCCTTCGGTCGGCGTGAGCACGCCCGTCAGCTGGTTGATGAGCGTGGTCTTGCCCGCGCCGTTGGGGCCGATCAGCGCATGGCGGGCGCCGCGCTTGAGCTCCATCGTCACGTTGTTGGTGGCGGTGATGCCGCCGAAGCGCATCACCAGGCCGTGGGTGGAAAGCACGGTGTCGCTCATGCCGCACCGCCCTTCTTCTTGCCGGCGCCGAACCATGTCCACGGCTTGAGCAGGCGGTCGCGCCCCACCAGCACCAGCAGCACCAGGATCAGGCCGATCCAGAACATCCAGTACTGCGGCGTCACGGCCGACAGCCAGGTCTGCAGCAACTTGAAGACGATGGCACCGGCAACGCCGCCGTAGAGCCAGCCCACGCCGCCGATGACCAGCATCAGCAGCACGTCGGCCGAGCGGTCGAAGGCCAGCACGTCGAGCGAGGCGAAGCCGGTGGTCTGCGCCAGCAGCGCGCCCGCCGCGCCGGCAACGCCGGCCGCGATGGTGTAGACCGTGACGAGGCGCGGCACCACCGGGATGCCGATGGCCATCGCGCGCAGCCGGTTGTCGCGGATCGCCTTCAGCGTGGCGCCGAACGGCGAATGCACCAGCCGGCGCATCAGCAGGAACAGCACCAGCATCACTGCCAGCGAATACCAGGCGGCCGTGCGGCCGTACAGGTCGAAGTCGAACATGCCGAGCACCGGGCCCATCACCACGCCCTGCAGGCCGTCGGCGCCGCCGGTCAGCCAGTCGAGCTTGTTGGCGAGTTCGAGCAGCAGCAGCGCCGTGCCCAGGGTGACCATCAGCCGCGTGAGGTCGCTGCCGCGCAGGATGGTCACGCTGGCCACCAGACCCAGCAGCGCCGACAGCACGACGGCGACCGCCAGACCCACGGTCGGGTCGGGCATCACCAGCTTGGCGAACAGCGCCGCCGCATACGCGCCGAAGCCGAAGAAGGCCGCATGGCCCAGCGACACGATGCCGGTGTAGCCCAGGATCAGGTCGAGCGACATCGCGAACAGCGCGACGATGGCGATCTCGTTGACCAGCAGCGAGTGCGAAGGCATCACGAGCGGCAGCGCGAAAGCCGCGGCCCAGACGACGAACTCGAGCGGATGCCAGCGCGCCTTGCGCAGGAGGGCCGACTGGAAATCGGCCGCGGAAGAAGGAGCGCTCATTCAGCGGCCTCCCTTGCGGGTGAACAGGCCCTGGGGCCGCCACATCAGGATCAGGATCATCAGCAGGTAGACGGTGAACGCGCCCATCTTCGGAATGAAGTACTTGCCCGCCACGTCGGCGATGCCGAGCAGCAGCGCGGCCGCCAGCGGCCCGGTGATCGACGAGGTGCCGCCGACCGAGACCACGATCAGGAAATAGATCATGTACTTGAGCGGGAAGGTCGGGTCGAGCCCGAGGATCTCCGCGCCCAGCGCGCCGCCCAGCCCCGCGAGACCGGAGCCCACGGCAAAGGTCAGCAGGAACACGATGTTCACGTTGATGCCCAGGCCCGCTGCCACGCGCGGGTCGTCGACCGCCGCGCGCAGGCGGCTGCCGAAGCGGGTCTTCGAGAGAATGAGCTGCAGCACCACCGTCAGCACCGCGCACACGCCGATGATGAACAGGCGGTAGTGCCCCATGCCCAGCA
This region includes:
- a CDS encoding DsbA family protein — encoded protein: MAAMSAATGTATTLHYIFDPLCGWCYAAAPLVDAAREVPGLKVEFHGGGMMTGANRRPITPQWRDYVMPHDHRIAEMTGQPFGQDYFEGLLRDTGAVMDSEPPTTAVLAAESLRAGGGLDMAHRLQQAHYVEGRRIADVDVLKAVAADLGFDADAFAAAFARLSGAPTAQHIAESRQFLQRAGGQGFPTFVLAQPDGRAGRIDIGPWLGRAEDWKAQLAALVAASQPAPTDAGAVPPVCGPDGCAI
- a CDS encoding ABC transporter ATP-binding protein yields the protein MSDTVLSTHGLVMRFGGITATNNVTMELKRGARHALIGPNGAGKTTLINQLTGVLTPTEGRITLLGEDITKLAPHKRVARGLVRTFQINQLFDSMTPLETLALVVSQHQGAGAQWWRPLGASKAITERAAQLLEQFHLSDVARQQVKHLAYGKRRLLEIAIALACEPRVLLLDEPVAGVPAGEREELLQTVAALPADVSVLLIEHDMDLVFSFADRMTVLVNGTLLTEGDPETIANDPKVKEVYLGHGEAAHV
- a CDS encoding branched-chain amino acid ABC transporter permease, translating into MSAPSSAADFQSALLRKARWHPLEFVVWAAAFALPLVMPSHSLLVNEIAIVALFAMSLDLILGYTGIVSLGHAAFFGFGAYAAALFAKLVMPDPTVGLAVAVVLSALLGLVASVTILRGSDLTRLMVTLGTALLLLELANKLDWLTGGADGLQGVVMGPVLGMFDFDLYGRTAAWYSLAVMLVLFLLMRRLVHSPFGATLKAIRDNRLRAMAIGIPVVPRLVTVYTIAAGVAGAAGALLAQTTGFASLDVLAFDRSADVLLMLVIGGVGWLYGGVAGAIVFKLLQTWLSAVTPQYWMFWIGLILVLLVLVGRDRLLKPWTWFGAGKKKGGAA
- a CDS encoding branched-chain amino acid ABC transporter permease, whose protein sequence is MLTILFDGIAYGMLLFVLAVGLAVTLGLMNFINLAHGAFAMAGGYLTVFAMQKLGLPFLACLPLAFIVVALAGALLERTLYRPMYGKPHLDQVLFSIGLAFMAVAAIDYFVGSSQQNVQLPEWLRGRTEIGDGAFMLGMGHYRLFIIGVCAVLTVVLQLILSKTRFGSRLRAAVDDPRVAAGLGINVNIVFLLTFAVGSGLAGLGGALGAEILGLDPTFPLKYMIYFLIVVSVGGTSSITGPLAAALLLGIADVAGKYFIPKMGAFTVYLLMILILMWRPQGLFTRKGGR
- a CDS encoding ABC transporter ATP-binding protein is translated as MSELLRIENLSAGYGEAVVLHDVAFTLGEGQTLALLGRNGTGKTTLINTLAGATRQHGGSIALGGQALHKLAPHQRAAAGIGWVPQERNIFKSLTVHENLTAVERPGKWNSQRVYEMFPRLAERKTNLGTQLSGGEQQMLAVGRALVLNPKLLLLDEPLEGLAPIIVEELLRAIRRITQDEGLAAIIVEQHPQAILAISDEAVVLDHGTIVHTDSAAALRAQPQVLDRLLGVAR